A window of the Anaerotignum faecicola genome harbors these coding sequences:
- a CDS encoding nucleoside hydrolase, translating into ATLVKTISGHVGIETKSDLTLGMTVLDRRHHFVWESLPVVENGESADYERFLKLLMKLVLA; encoded by the coding sequence GCTACCCTGGTAAAGACCATTTCCGGGCACGTGGGTATTGAGACGAAGAGTGATTTGACGCTGGGGATGACGGTGCTGGACCGGAGACACCATTTCGTATGGGAATCGCTGCCGGTTGTGGAAAACGGAGAGAGCGCCGATTATGAGAGATTCTTAAAGCTTCTCATGAAGCTTGTGCTGGCTTAA